In Drosophila yakuba strain Tai18E2 chromosome X, Prin_Dyak_Tai18E2_2.1, whole genome shotgun sequence, a single genomic region encodes these proteins:
- the LOC6525416 gene encoding uncharacterized protein LOC6525416, translated as MFAAKQRSLTASGVRYFRLGWHHSAFGRTKGCDKTSATVLTSHLSKDQQTELLPEEPRKPEELMQHLGPRRNEQEQRRIRKAQYESHLKELVQHKSVDAEMAIQCVPFVKMPCGSENPLKRRYDSAESLLEQVSDPKELAKEVIKLANELRMERQKNEIVMQSFLDLEELLFLKNSASSSENSATKQASQNQYNTFKPFRKN; from the coding sequence ATGTTTGCCGCAAAGCAAAGAAGCTTGACAGCAAGTGGAGTGCGATATTTTCGCCTGGGCTGGCATCACAGTGCGTTTGGCAGGACCAAAGGATGTGACAAGACCTCGGCCACAGTGCTCACCAGCCATTTGTCCAAGGATCAGCAAACGGAGCTACTTCCGGAGGAGCCACGAAAGCCGGAGGAACTTATGCAGCATTTGGGACCGCGTCGCAATGAACAGGAGCAGCGAAGGATACGCAAGGCTCAATACGAATCGCATCTGAAAGAGTTGGTCCAGCACAAATCCGTGGACGCCGAAATGGCCATACAATGTGTGCCTTTTGTGAAAATGCCTTGCGGTTCGGAAAATCCGCTAAAACGGCGTTACGATAGTGCCGAATCACTACTCGAGCAGGTCAGCGATCCCAAGGAATTGGCCAAGGAGGTGATCAAATTGGCCAACGAGTTGCGCATGGAGCGGCAGAAGAATGAAATTGTCatgcaaagttttttggatCTAGAGGAAttgttatttttgaaaaactctGCGTCGAGTTCGGAAAACTCCGCAACGAAACAAGCCAGTCAAAATCAATATAATACCTTTAAACCttttagaaaaaattaa
- the LOC6525417 gene encoding serine/arginine repetitive matrix protein 1, producing MHQSIWSAPQVGGSGGALKALARNVANHLKLNRCNMKRVVAQVVAEHHTLGEVADYKGHMYFAKPDRLNFHELIAQSKEAFDDLLLHEPRSLKKQAIKQRSKYPANPNVKLQMKVSPPQLAMPPKKQSIIKKASLPVKKQSRPKIRSRKKSSTTIFQLADAGRRSLNGVIIDETHLPQDGEQREILLHVPPSLVKRSRKRLRSIQIKDTAEKCPPQKAAKETDLQKTEPPKDGGKINEEKVPPVPKRQPEKKRCQEQKQKPRPVKKVQENQQKELFRSPSRLRAGSPSHQRSGSPSHQRAGSPSRLRAGSPSHQRSGSPSHQRAGSPSRLRTGSPSHQRSGSPSHHRSGSPSAPQTRRSPSPVRSPKVSPVQKTMQTLRTKKSHKTINVKSQVWNQRIKAGATKVATAKPAAEKAEKVEKNKSRSKLRTLRKNPQRSYEKPWIVKRSKKARLLGGSQLKLKKTPQRSNNNDAKKKEKPAIEGKVEQSAARSNKVQTVRNSGQLKAKRSTHVGRQMRKVNFPWYTPYQFQGAAGATQIPNAGVGIPPCQLLKEKSRKLIQRLAVNQPVSPMKRPNLTTRQRHNLRMQERLIRDLQREEAIDDPLSNGSGVFRRSRGGWQRTQQSKEQVKKEQDQKNQQNQKDQQNQQNQKDQQNLKNQKDQLNQKDQQNLKNQKDQQNLKNQQNLKNQQDQQDHRSVERVSSRIKRLPTCRRYRQPIATSERIMIPSIPTPPPKLNTNTNNTNDDTTSKANRSKSPSRGNAMPRVRRRNRSVPVDSSLGSIALMGQPVQSKQTLTPAKRHLTIAFMNKRSERANAAAIQPWK from the coding sequence ATGCATCAGAGCATCTGGAGTGCGCCGCAGGTGGGTGGTTCTGGTGGCGCTTTGAAGGCTTTGGCCAGGAATGTGGCCAATCATCTGAAGCTGAACCGCTGCAATATGAAGCGAGTGGTGGCCCAGGTGGTCGCCGAGCACCATACCCTCGGGGAGGTGGCCGACTACAAGGGTCACATGTACTTCGCCAAGCCGGATCGCTTGAATTTTCATGAGCTGATTGCCCAGTCCAAGGAGGCCTTCGATGATCTATTGCTCCACGAACCGCGATCCCTGAAAAAGCAAGCAATCAAACAGCGTTCAAAGTATCCGGCCAATCCCAACGTTAAACTGCAGATGAAAGTGTCACCACCGCAATTGGCAATGCCACCCAAGAAACAATCAATTATCAAAAAGGCCAGTCTGCCGGTCAAAAAGCAATCGAGACCAAAAATACGCAGTCGCAAGAAGAGCTCCACCACCATTTTTCAGCTGGCGGATGCAGGTCGTCGCAGTTTGAACGGCGTCATCATCGACGAAACCCATTTGCCCCAGGATGGTGAGCAACGGGAGATCCTGTTGCATGTGCCACCCTCGCTAGTCAAGCGATCACGAAAGCGTCTACGTTCTATTCAGATTAAGGATACAGCGGAGAAATGCCCACCGCAGAAAGCGGCAAAGGAAACCGATCTGCAGAAGACAGAACCACCAAAGGATGGCGGCAAAATCAACGAGGAAAAGGTTCCTCCAGTACCAAAGCGTCAGCCGGAGAAGAAACGTTGCCAGGAGCAGAAACAGAAGCCGCGGCCAGTGAAGAAAGTGCAGGAAAACCAACAGAAAGAGCTCTTCCGCTCACCTTCTCGCCTCCGAGCGGGGTCACCTTCTCACCAACGATCGGGGTCACCTTCTCACCAACGAGCGGGGTCACCTTCTCGCCTCCGAGCGGGGTCACCTTCTCACCAACGGTCGGGGTCACCTTCTCACCAACGAGCGGGGTCACCTTCTCGCCTCCGAACGGGGTCACCATCTCACCAACGGTCGGGGTCACCATCTCACCACCGATCGGGGTCACCTTCGGCGCCACAAACCCGACGGTCTCCCTCGCCAGTTCGCTCGCCAAAAGTGTCGCCTGTGCAGAAAACGATGCAAACACTACGCACGAAAAAATCCCACAAGACCATAAATGTGAAGAGTCAAGTCTGGAATCAACGCATAAAGGCGGGAGCCACAAAAGTTGCAACTGCCAAGCCAGCAGCGGAAAAGGCGGAAAAAGTGGAGAAAAACAAATCCAGATCGAAGCTAAGAACACTACGGAAAAATCCGCAAAGAAGCTATGAAAAACCGTGGATAGTTAAGCGCTCGAAAAAGGCACGTTTGCTGGGTGGATCGCAATTGAAACTAAAGAAAACGCCACAGCGCTCGAACAATAAcgatgcaaaaaaaaaggaaaagccagcTATCGAAGGAAAAGTCGAGCAATCAGCAGCAAGGAGCAACAAGGTGCAGACAGTGCGTAACTCTGGCCAGCTGAAAGCCAAGAGATCAACGCATGTGGGTCGCCAAATGCGAAAGGTCAACTTCCCATGGTATACGCCCTATCAATTTCAAGGTGCCGCCGGTGCAACGCAAATACCAAATGCCGGAGTCGGCATACCGCCGTGTCAATTGCTAAAGGAAAAGAGTCGCAAGCTGATACAAAGACTGGCTGTTAACCAGCCAGTTTCGCCAATGAAACGTCCCAATTTGACCACTCGCCAGAGGCACAATCTCCGGATGCAGGAGCGTTTGATCAGAGATTTGCAGCGGGAGGAGGCCATCGATGATCCACTGAGCAATGGATCGGGCGTGTTTCGTCGATCCCGCGGTGGATGGCAGAGGACTCAGCAAAGCAAGGAGCAAGTCAAGAAGGAGCAGGATCAGAAGAATCAGCAGAATCAAAAGGATCAGCAGAATCAGCAGAATCAAAAGGATCAACAGAATCTGAAGAATCAAAAGGATCAGCTGAATCAAAAGGATCAACAGAATCTGAAGAATCAAAAGGATCAACAGAATCTGAAGAATCAACAGAATCTGAAGAATCAACAGGATCAGCAGGATCATCGTTCTGTGGAGCGCGTGAGCTCGCGAATCAAGCGTTTGCCAACGTGCAGACGCTATCGCCAGCCCATCGCCACCAGCGAGCGGATCATGATCCCCAGCATCCCAACGCCGCCACCGAAGCTCAATACTAATACTAATAATACTAATGATGATACTACTAGTAAAGCCAATCGATCGAAGTCTCCAAGTCGTGGCAACGCAATGCCACGTGTCCGTCGACGTAACCGCTCCGTGCCGGTGGACAGCAGTCTGGGTAGCATCGCCCTAATGGGTCAGCCGGTGCAATCGAAGCAAACTCTAACTCCGGCCAAACGTCATCTGACCATTGCATTCATGAACAAGCGTTCCGAACGAGCCAATGCAGCCGCCATTCAGCCCTGGAAGTAG